The Paenibacillus sp. FSL W8-0426 region ACCGCCAAGACCGATGATCAGAATCGGGTTGTCGATCGTATCGACCCTGATCTTTTCGCTGACGATTCCCCCGCCAAGCGATACGTCCAATTGCTGGATATGCTCTCTCACGATTGGTTTCATTTCATGTCCTCCCTATGCATGGGCATCATGGATGCCGGATGATGGATGATGATCACACCAAATATTCGATCAAAATCGTTTTGTCCGCCTGTTGCAGCGGGATGCTCAGCCGGTCGCCGTTCTTCAGTTCAACGCCTGAGCTTGCATCGACGGCGCGTCCGGATTTCTCCAGCGTGCCTCCTGCCGTGTTGCGCAAAATGATGCGGTCCCCGTTGCCAGGGGTGAATATATATTTCTCCGTTTCTTTCAATTCGGGGTCGAGCTGCAGCAGTTGATGCAGGTGGAACCGCCCCCGGAAAGTCATCAGCTTTTTGTATTGCGGGTAAGATTTGTCCCCGGTGTTCTCATCGCGGATCTCGATGACCATCTGGCCGACGAAGCCGCGGTTTTTGCGTTTCAGCCAGCCCATCAGGAACCAGCCCCCGACCGCAACGGCGATCAGCGCCAATGCACCGATGATAACGGGTATCCATGGAAAAGGCTTGTCTGTTTCGGGACTCGAAGTCGTCGGCTGTTTTCCGCCGCTTGCGCCCGTTCCCCCGGCATTGACGACGATCGGGGCGCTCTCCCTGTAGAAGCTGTCTTCTTCGGCACGGATCACCAGCTCATAATTATGGTTGTCCGGCACTTCGAATGTCCCGGCGAACCCGCTGCCCGTGTTTTCGAGCGGCTGCTCCGCCGTTTTGCCCGTATTCGTATCCTTGACGACCAACGTCGCCGTCATGTCGGCATAAAGATCGTTGTCCTGCAACGGCTGTCCGCCGTTTTCCAATCTAGCAGCCAATTCGACGGTGTCGCCCTTGGCATAGGACTTGGTCTTAATCGGGTCCGCGACGAGCTGCAGATCGTAGTTGAACAGCAGGTTGATGTCGATGCTGTCCTTCGGCGCGCCTTTGACGCGCAGCTTCCAGTCCCCTTCCTGCGGTTTGAGCAGTTTCAACAAAGAATAACTTTTCGACGTGGACAACTTGGCCTCATCCGAATTCAAATCCACGGCTTTGCCCGAAGGATCGGCCAATTGAATTTCGACAGGCTTGGACGACATGATGGAAACGTTGGCCTCCAGCACGCTGTCATTCGGGACGTTTACGGTAACATCCTGATAACTGCCGTTTCCCGTCACCGATGGCAGCTTGACCACGTTCAGCTTGGCATGGTCCGCAAAAATTTCGCTTAAAATCTGCGGCAGATCATCCGGCGTATCGGTAATGAACGACTTGCCTCCGGTCTGCTTGGCCAAATCGGCGAGAGCTGCCCGGTTGAGCTTGCCGTCGGCATTCAGTCCGATCGTGTAAACCGGAATGCCTTTGTTCTGCGCTTCCTTAACGGCAGCGGCCAGGTCGGCATCCGACTGCGACTGCGTGCGGCTGCCGGATTTATTGAAATCGTTGTTGCCATCGGCCAGCAATACGATCATCGGAGAGTGACTCGCATCCGCGCCATGTTCCAAAATGTTGACGGCTTCGCTCATGCCGACGGAAATATCCGTGTAAGGCCCTCGCCCCAGCTGGTCGATGAACGTTTTCAGGCTGTCTTTGTCCGCATCGGACTGAATTTCAAGCAAGGCTTTCTCCCGCTCGATCTGATCCGTATATGCAACAATTCCTACCTTGTCTCCCTGAGCCGGGAGCATATCGATAAACATTTTCATGGCTTCATTGCTGATTTTGTCGCGATCGCTCGTATTCATCGAGTTGCTTACGTCGGCTACAAGCACCGCGTCGATTCCGCTCGTCTGCGCCTGGGCAGCGGCCGCTTGGGGCAGCAGTGCCTGAGGCAGCAGCAGCGTGATGATGACCAGCAGGGCAACTGCTCCGCCGAGCCAACGCATTTTGCTTTTCTGCACCATGGGTGTACTCCTTCACGTTTGAGATTGAAATGGGAATAGTTTATTATAGGCCTCAAGCCTTAAGGAAATCTTAACAGCATGCTAATAAATTCTGAAAAGCCCCCCTATACTGAGTTACAATTTTGTCATGATTGGCAAAAATCGACAAGAACAAGCACCTGTTTCGGGAAGTAAAGCCCAACTATGGAAATATGATATAGTTATTCCCGTCGGTTCGCAATGATTGCTGTGCTTGTTATAATCACATCAAACCTTGAAAGGGACGGATTATGGTTACATACGTATGCCTCGCCATATTGTTTCTTTTTGTCCTGATCCGCTGGGTCAAGCTGTTGGTGCATCGCCGCAAACCGGTGACCCGCGAGGATTCGGACCGCACTCTTTATACTATTTTGAACGGTGAGCGTGATTGAGCATGGGTACCAAACAAGTGGTTTCGATCAGACCTTTTATACGAACGACGTATGCCTTTGAAAAGTTGCGGATATGCAAGCGCTGCGGGACGTATACCTGCCTCTGGGAAAACGAATGCTCCTCCTGCGGACGCAGCGCACTCGTATCCGTACAGCAGCGGGCCGCTTCCAAAGTAAAACGCCGCATCGCTCGCGACATCGTGCTGACAACGCTGCTCGGCGGCGCCGCCGTTTATTTGGGCGAATCGTTGGATCAATCGATGCTCGCAGCCTCGGTAACGCTGCTGCTGCTCGGCTTGCTCGCTTTTATGCATAAACGCTCGTTCCTTACGGAGCAATTGCGCCAAATGAAACGAACGCTGCAGGAGGATCGTGAAGCGATCCGCCAAGGCATCAACCGCAATTGGGCGCTCGTGGCCGAAGCGCGCAAGGAGGACGAAGTCCTCGCATACGAAATGCTGCGCGAGATCGGCTCGCTCGTCTACAATGACCGCATTCGCCTGCAGCAGGTGGCGCTCCTGCAATCGTTCGTGCTGCGCAGCGACATGGACCTGCAGCTGCGGCCGCTGCTGCTCGGCAGCTTCGAGCGCCTGCTCGCCGAATACATCGGCGAGATTGCCAGGCTGAAGCCGGAGCTGATCCGGGAAGACGCCATTCGTTATGTCGCGAACTACGAGGTCCAAATTTTGCAGCTGCACAACGGCATCCAAATATTGACCGCCGTCGTTGCCGCCGCCGTGCGCAAAAGCAAATACATCGAGCTGTTCCCAAGCCTCATTACCCGCTATGCCCGCTTCATTCCCAAGGATCGGTTCATGAGGCTGTACCAAACTCTCGAACGTTATCCCGGGAAAGCGCGCGGGGGCTTGGCCGAGTCTGTAGCCCGGGTCTATAACGAGAGATACCGTGAGCAGCCTGTCGATGCCTGGAGCTGATGGACTGATGGAGGCGCGACTGAGAGATAAGGGAATGAGAGATTGCTAGAATGCGACAAATAAAGTACTAGTAATTCTCCCTTGAGGCTCCCTAACATGATACAACCTTATATAGACGATGAAATGAATGTCTGCCCCTGCAACTGAGGCCGGAGACATCGTTTTCGTTTTGTGCGACTCAATTCATTTGGTTGTCAGCCTGCCATTTGTTAGCTGATTAAGCCATCCAAAAAGGCGTTCCTGGTCATGAGATGACCGAGAACGCCTTTTTTTTCGTTTGATGCGGCATGGTTACATGCTGTTTATGCGAATGAGGGATAAGGATATAACAACGTTTGTTTGCCATATTATCCGCGGGAAGGCCGCGAGCGCCTCACTTGCCATTGCTTCTAACATAACTCTACTTATACTTTGCGACATATACTTTGCGCTCCACCCATCTTACTTTGGCCTCTGCGCTTGCTAGCCGCAACTATACTGATTCCGCACACCGCCTACATGAGAAGTTCTAACGAACATCGGACGCGTTATTGGGCCTCTTTTGAGTCCAGGGAAATTGTTACGAACTTCAGGCACGCTATTTGGCCTCCAAAGGCTCGTGCACCTACTTTTTCGATCAAATAACGTGGCTCATGTTCGTTAGAATTTGATGACCACGATTTAGGGCGATATAAGGCGTGTGAGGTTCGTTAGCGCGCGTGAACGCGAAAAACCGCAGCCCGGAAAGAGAGACCTCTCTACTCTTCCGGAATACGGTCTATATTCGTGCACGGTATATATCTGCGAACTGTTACCAGTTCGAGGCTTGTTCACGTGCTCTTCTGTAATTATGCCAGTAGGCTGGCATGACGTCTCCCTGTGTCCTGCGTCTTGGCGGAACCGGAGCTTTAACGCCCCCGGCGTCCCCCGCTACGACCGCCACGCGAGTCGCCGCGGGAGCCTTGGCCCGCACCGCGGCCGCTGCCACCGCGAGCATCACTGCGCCCTGCACCGCCGCGGCTATCGCTGCTGCGGCCGCCGCCATTGCGACCGCCGGAGCGGCCATCGCCACGGCCGCCTTGGCCCTGGCTCGCGCCA contains the following coding sequences:
- a CDS encoding vWA domain-containing protein, which codes for MVQKSKMRWLGGAVALLVIITLLLPQALLPQAAAAQAQTSGIDAVLVADVSNSMNTSDRDKISNEAMKMFIDMLPAQGDKVGIVAYTDQIEREKALLEIQSDADKDSLKTFIDQLGRGPYTDISVGMSEAVNILEHGADASHSPMIVLLADGNNDFNKSGSRTQSQSDADLAAAVKEAQNKGIPVYTIGLNADGKLNRAALADLAKQTGGKSFITDTPDDLPQILSEIFADHAKLNVVKLPSVTGNGSYQDVTVNVPNDSVLEANVSIMSSKPVEIQLADPSGKAVDLNSDEAKLSTSKSYSLLKLLKPQEGDWKLRVKGAPKDSIDINLLFNYDLQLVADPIKTKSYAKGDTVELAARLENGGQPLQDNDLYADMTATLVVKDTNTGKTAEQPLENTGSGFAGTFEVPDNHNYELVIRAEEDSFYRESAPIVVNAGGTGASGGKQPTTSSPETDKPFPWIPVIIGALALIAVAVGGWFLMGWLKRKNRGFVGQMVIEIRDENTGDKSYPQYKKLMTFRGRFHLHQLLQLDPELKETEKYIFTPGNGDRIILRNTAGGTLEKSGRAVDASSGVELKNGDRLSIPLQQADKTILIEYLV